DNA sequence from the Antarctobacter heliothermus genome:
GTGAACGGTGCGATTGCGCAATTGCTTGCCTCTTGCTATGGCGCGCGCCATGACCACGTCGAACAAACATCCCGATGCCCCTTGGCGGAACTTTTACGGCCGTATCCGGGGCAAGACCCTGCGGCCCAAGCAGGAAGAGTACCTGCAAGAGGATCTGGACAAGCTGTCGCCCGGCCCGGTCGACTGGGAAGAAAACCCGGATCGGACACCGCTGGACCTGCGCGGCGTGTTTGGCGATGCACCGGTCTGGCTGGAGATCGGATTTGGCGGTGGCGAACATCTGGTCCATCAGGCGGTTCAGAACCCCGGCGTCGGGTTGATCGGGGCAGAGCCCTTTATCAACGTGGTGGCGATGCTGCTGGGCAAGATCCGGGATGCGGGCGTGCAGAACTTGCGCGTCTATCCGGGCGATGTGCGCAACCTGTTTGACGTGCTGCCAGATCAGTCGGTGTCGAAGGCGTTTCTGCTGTACCCCGATCCGTGGCCCAAGAAGAAACACCACCGCCGCCGGTTTGTGACGGCGGAACATCTGGAACCGCTGCACCGGGTACTGAAACCGGGGGCGGAGTTTCGGGTGGCGACGGATATTCCGGACTATGTGCGTCAGACGCTGGTCGAAGTGCCCAAGGCGGGGTTCGAGTGGTTGGCGGAGCGTCCGGCAGATTGGCGCGACCCATGGGCCGATTGGCATTCCACCCGCTACGAACAGAAGGCGCTGCGTGCAGGTCGGGTGCCGCATTACCTGACGTTCCGGCGGACGTAGGCGGGCAGGCGGGCGTCATGCCAGAGGCCTGCTTGCAGAATTACCCCCCCCTCGGTCTGAGGCCTCACCCCCGAGATATTTCAGGACAGAAGAAGCCGGGGTTGTGTGCATGACCGTGATGGACCTCTGCGCGGGTGCTTGGTATCAGGCGGCGATGATTTTGCGAGGAGAGCGCTGATGTCTGCCCATGGCACCCCGATCCCGATGACTGCCCGCGCTGCTGGCCCGCTCAGGGGCGAGGCGCATGTGCCCGGCGACAAGTCGATTTCGCACCGGTCGCTGATCCTTGGCGCGATGGCGGTGGGAGAGACTAAGGTAACCGGCCTTCTGGAAGGGCAGGATGTGCTGGACACCGGGCGCGCGATGCAGGCCTTTGGTGCCGAGATCGAGAAGATCGGTGAAACCTGGCATGTGCATGGCGTGGGTGTTGGCGGCTTTGGCGAGCCGGGCAATGTGATCGACTGCGGCAATTCCGGCACCGGGGTGCGGCTGATCATGGGCGCGATGGCGACCTCTCCGATCACGGCGACGTTCACGGGCGACGCCAGTCTGAACAAACGGCCGATGGCGCGGGTGACCGATCCGCTGGCTCTGTTCGGCACGCGGTCTTATGGCCGGTCGGGCGGACGGTTGCCCATGACCATCGTCGGTGCGGCGGACCCGTTGCCGGTGCGCTATGAGGTGCCGGTCCCTTCGGCGCAGGTGAAATCCGCCGTCTTGCTGGCGGGGTTGAACGCGCCGGGTGAGACCGTGGTGATCGAGCGTGAGGCGACGCGCGACCATTCGGAGCGGATGCTGGCGGGCTTTGGCGCGATCATTTCCACCGAAGTCACCGATGAGGGCCGGGTGATAACCTTGCAAGGGCGGCCAGAGTTGAAACCGCAGACCATCGTCGTGCCGCGCGATCCGTCCTCTGCTGCGTTTCCGGTCTGTGCGGCGCTGATTGTCGAAGGCTCTGATGTGT
Encoded proteins:
- the trmB gene encoding tRNA (guanine(46)-N(7))-methyltransferase TrmB, with product MTTSNKHPDAPWRNFYGRIRGKTLRPKQEEYLQEDLDKLSPGPVDWEENPDRTPLDLRGVFGDAPVWLEIGFGGGEHLVHQAVQNPGVGLIGAEPFINVVAMLLGKIRDAGVQNLRVYPGDVRNLFDVLPDQSVSKAFLLYPDPWPKKKHHRRRFVTAEHLEPLHRVLKPGAEFRVATDIPDYVRQTLVEVPKAGFEWLAERPADWRDPWADWHSTRYEQKALRAGRVPHYLTFRRT
- the aroA gene encoding 3-phosphoshikimate 1-carboxyvinyltransferase, whose product is MSAHGTPIPMTARAAGPLRGEAHVPGDKSISHRSLILGAMAVGETKVTGLLEGQDVLDTGRAMQAFGAEIEKIGETWHVHGVGVGGFGEPGNVIDCGNSGTGVRLIMGAMATSPITATFTGDASLNKRPMARVTDPLALFGTRSYGRSGGRLPMTIVGAADPLPVRYEVPVPSAQVKSAVLLAGLNAPGETVVIEREATRDHSERMLAGFGAIISTEVTDEGRVITLQGRPELKPQTIVVPRDPSSAAFPVCAALIVEGSDVLVPNIGLNPTRAGLFFTLQEMGADLTFENMREEGGEPVADLRARFSPDLKGIEVPAGRAASMIDEYPVLSVVAAFAEGRTHMPGVKELRVKESDRIDAMATGLRAAGVHVEEGEDWWTVEGRGHRRVPGGVTVESHLDHRIAMSFLVMGMASTKPMSVDDGGPIATSFPIFENLMAALGAEVTRG